The following proteins are co-located in the Telopea speciosissima isolate NSW1024214 ecotype Mountain lineage chromosome 9, Tspe_v1, whole genome shotgun sequence genome:
- the LOC122640486 gene encoding CASP-like protein 2B1 encodes MSSSGRRTMGMSVGVSPGNVIVYHGSNLKVIDRRLRVAELVLRCVICGLGVLAAALLASDSQVRVIFSIQKKAKYTDMKALVFLVIANAMAAAYSFIQGLRCAVSMIRGNILFNRTLAWIIFSGDQVMAYVTVAAIAAVAQSAVIGEFGQPELQWMKTCNIYQKFCNQVGEGIVSAAVVCLSMVTLSCISAFNLFRLFGSSSSRK; translated from the exons ATGAGTAGCAGTGGACGTAGGACTATGGGTATGAGTGTTGGAGTAAGCCCAGGAAATGTGATAGTCTATCATGGGAGCAATTTGAAGGTGATTGATCGGAGATTGAGGGTTGCAGAGTTGGTCCTGAGGTGTGTCATTTGTGGACTAGGAGTTCTCGCTGCCGCTCTTCTGGCGTCAGATTCACAGGTCAGGGTGATCTTCTCAATCCAAAAGAAGGCCAAATACACCGACATGAAAGCTCTTGT GTTTTTGGTGATAGCTAATGCGATGGCAGCTGCATATTCCTTCATCCAAGGGTTGCGTTGTGCTGTGAGTATGATTAGGGGAAATATTCTCTTCAACAGAACATTAGCTTGGATTATTTTCTCTGGCGATCAG GTGATGGCTTATGTGACAGTGGCTGCCATAGCAGCGGTGGCACAATCAGCGGTGATAGGGGAGTTTGGGCAGCCAGAGCTGCAATGGATGAAGACATGCAATATCTACCAGAAGTTCTGTAACCAAGTAGGGGAGGGGATTGTGAGTGCAGCTGTGGTCTGCCTTAGTATGGTCACTCTCTCCTGTATTTCAGCCTTCAACCTCTTTCGCTTGTTTGGAAGTTCTTCTAGTAGAAAGTAA
- the LOC122640489 gene encoding transmembrane protein 256 homolog, translating to MDPRLWHKVAAISGVAALGLGTYGSHVFKPENPVYKEVWHTASLYHLVHTAALVAAPVTKHPNIFGGLLTAGILAFSGTCYAVAYLEDRKYSTLAPFGGFAFIGAWASLLF from the exons ATGGATCCTCGTCTATGGCACAAAGTTGCTGCCATCTCTG GAGTTGCAGCTCTTGGTCTTGGCACCTATGGATCCCATGTTTTCAAACCTGAAAACCCAGTTTACAAAGAG GTTTGGCACACTGCATCCCTCTACCACTTGGTTCACACGGCAGCTTTGGTTGCAGCTCCCGTCACCAAACACCCCAACATT TTTGGAGGCCTTCTGACCGCTGGAATTCTGGCTTTCTCGGGAAC GTGTTATGCTGTTGCATATCTTGAAGACCGAAAATATTCTACTTTGGCTCCCTTTGGAGGCTTCGCATTTATTGGTGCCTGGGCAAGCCTGCTTTTCTAG